The Phyllopteryx taeniolatus isolate TA_2022b chromosome 14, UOR_Ptae_1.2, whole genome shotgun sequence genome has a window encoding:
- the LOC133488714 gene encoding ranBP-type and C3HC4-type zinc finger-containing protein 1-like, whose translation MALSSGGWAPQVSLLASSQPGACDTGAGSAPSSACCSTVLMSVRVSVSHSGIRPLCLPGADSEALRLQLSMDPSRAGEFRLALRDTSGNRNVLVEFDLRSVHYEVKSARCHEMRLTAPPHDFIRFSFRCDREAEEWATVVTSSLREARRVANMAVNEGSGKHTQAADAATETSLPLAEELCLELVKAVEAGDAQAAAQHASALARQKAALSIQPAEKNYATGEISLSVVVEDVSSSCCFTVKVFPYMTVASLKQQVFVEYSFHPRVQRWVMGQCLCADTRSLASYGVQRDGDTAYLYLISARQARITRQLFQQDLEGAVSAPPLLSGNGPASQDRRGYSTLPPRLPNSNQVGGDKPADLQVVFDMEHLQLNNKAARTQTEWACPSCTFINKPSRPGCEICATAKPDAHAAADAPQQAARGEPASTSS comes from the exons ATGGCACTCAGCTCGGGCGGCTGGGCTCCGCAGGTCTCGTTGCTCGCTTCTTCCCAGCCCGGAGCCTGCGACACCGGGGCCGGGTCGGCTCCCTCGTCGGCTTGCTGCAGCACCGTCTTAATGTCCGTCCGCGTGTCGGTGTCCCACTCCGGTATCCGCCCCTTGTGCCTGCCCGGAGCCGACAGCGAGGCTCTGCGCCTCCAGCTCAGCATGGACCCGAGCCGGGCCGGAGAGTTTCGACTGGCCCTGCGGGACACCAGCGGGAACCGCAACGTG TTGGTGGAGTTCGACCTGCGCTCGGTGCACTACGAGGTGAAGTCGGCGCGCTGCCACGAGATGCGTCTGACGGCGCCGCCCCACGACTTCATCCGCTTCTCCTTCCGCTGCGACCGCGAGGCCGAGGAGTGGGCCACCGTGGTCACGTCGTCTCTGCGAGAGGCCCGGCGGG TTGCAAACATGGCCGTCAACGAAGGAAGCGGCAAGCACACGCAGGCCGCCGACGCCGCGACGGAAACGTCACTGCCGCTCGCCG agGAGCTTTGCCTGGAGCTCGTCAAGGCGGTGGAGGCAGGCGACGCCCAAGCCGCCGCCCAGCACGCGTCCGCTCTGGCCCGCCAGAAAGCGGCGCTGAGCATCCAGCCGGCCGAGAAGAACTACGCCACCGGGGAGATCAG TCTGTCTGTGGTGGTGGAGGATGTCTCTTCTTCCTGTTGCTTCACCGTCAAAGTCTTCCCCTACATGACGGTGGCTTCACTCAAACAACAG GTGTTTGTGGAGTACAGCTTTCACCCGCGCGTGCAGCGCTGGGTGATGGGTCAGTGTCTGTGCGCAGACACTCGCTCGCTGGCCTCCTACGGCGTGCAGCGCGACGGCGACACGGCGTACCTCTACCTAATCTCGGCGCGCCAGGCCCGCATCACCCGACAGCtgttccagcaggacctggagGGCGCCGTGTCCGCCCCGCCTCTTCTGTCCGGCAACGGGCCCGCATCTCAAGACCGCCGGGGCTACAGCACACTGCCGCCGCGGTTACCCAACAGCAACCAGG tTGGTGGCGATAAACCAGCTGACCTCCAGGTTGTGTTTGACATGGAGCACCTGCAGCTGAACAACAAAGCTGCCCGAACACAG ACGGAGTGGGCGTGTCCCTCATGCACTTTCATCAACAAGCCTTCTCGTCCGGGCTGCGAGATCTGCGCTACGGCCAAACCCGACGCACACGCCGCCGCCGACGCCCCGCAGCAGGCAGCGCGCGGCGAGCCGGCCTCAACCAGCAGCTGA
- the gpaa1 gene encoding glycosylphosphatidylinositol anchor attachment 1 protein isoform X2, translating into MGLISDPNQRRALISLLTRLNAPICVLCYMVGVAWFMGLAFEPFTMRTYMSENAMGSTMVEEHFPAGERALVTAREFAAQKKKAGGMPVNWLVKTMQDRGLEVFTQSFSRTLPFPDENRERFLVKGTNVYGILRSPRAPRTEALVLTAPCSQGHANNQAVGLLLVLAQYFRNQVYWAKDIIFLVNEHDLIGMQAWLEGYHHTNTTGMHWSPLQGRGGSIQAALSLELSSDVVTSLDIVLEGLNGQLPNLDLTNLFSAFCQKIGVLCTIQGKLQRNDWDSTLGYSHAVQTMMLMVLKQASGRPWGDHGLFMRYHVEAVTIKGINSFRQYKTDMTTVGRLLEGMYRKLNNLLERLHQSYFFYLLPSLSNFVSISYYMPAFGLICVILLLRALDLWVQLSPPPATQDGVANAEQSSPGVLSVLTPLVISHLTGAALYALPVRFQGMAVEHFPVSETEAVVLTSIAVYTAGLALPHNTHRLVSGEGTEQGWRVLKLVAVLYLAVLLGCTALVNFSLGFILALTLVPVAAVVTPHVPKFPMAVFTVVLSPACTLLFSVFAFRELQEMPLGFQDSWLLFLSVISQGILDHELYGSLVFPLVALLVYPCWLLFWNILFWK; encoded by the exons CATGTCCGAGAACGCCATGGGCTCCACCATGGTGGAGGAACACTTCCCGGCCGGGGAGAGGGCGCTGGTCACGGCCAGGGAATTTGCGGCGCAAAAGAAGAAAGCAGG CGGGATGCCGGTGAACTGGCTGGTGAAAACCATGCAGGATCGAGGCCTGGAGGTGTTCACGCAGAGCTTCTCCCGCACGCTCCCCTTCCCGGATGAAAACAGAGAGAGATTT TTGGTGAAAGGTACAAATGTGTACGGCATCCTGCGGTCTCCACGAGCGCCGCGGACCGAAGCCCTGGTGCTGACCGCGCCGTGTAGCCAAGGCCACGCCAACAACCAGGCTGTGGGGCTGCTGCTGGTTTTGGCGCAGTACTTCAGAA ATCAGGTGTACTGGGCCAAGGACATCATCTTCCTGGTCAATGAACACGATCTGATCGGCATGCAGGCCTGGCTGGAGGGATACCACCACACCAACACCACAG GCATGCACTGGTCGCCTCTCCAAGGCCGCGGCGGTTCCATCCAGGCGGCGCTCTCTCTGGAGCTCAGCAGCGACGTGGTGACCAGCCTGGACATCGTGCTCGAGGGGCTCAACGGGCAGCTGCCCAACCTGGACCTCACCAACCTCTTCTCCGCTTTCTGTCAGAAGATTGGTGTCCTGTGCACCATCCAGGGCAAG TTGCAGAGGAACGACTGGGACAGCACGTTGGGCTACAGCCACGCCGTACAGACGATGATGCTGATGGTGCTCAAGCAGGCCAGCGGCCGTCCGTGGGGCGACCACGGGCTCTTCATGCGCTACCACGTGGAGGCGGTCACCATCAAAGGCATCAACAGCTTCCGCCAGTACAAGACGGACATGACCACCGTCGGCAG GCTCTTGGAGGGAATGTATCGCAAGCTGAATAACCTCCTGGAGCGCCTGCACCAGTCCTACTTCTTCTACCTTCTGCCCTCGCTCTCCAACTTTGTTTCCATCAGTTACTACATGCCAGCGTTCGGCTTGATCTGCGTCATCTTGCTGCTGCGC GCTTTGGATCTTTGGGTTCAACTCTCGCCGCCTCCAGCGACACAAGACGGCGTCGCCAATGCAGAGCAG TCCAGTCCCGGCGTGCTGTCCGTGCTGACCCCTCTGGTGATCAGCCACCTGACCGGGGCGGCCCTCTACGCGCTGCCCGTCCGCTTCCAAGGGATGGCGGTGGAGCACTTCCCGGTGTCTGAGACGGAGGCCGTGGTGCTGACGTCTATCGCAGTTTACACGGCCGGGTTGGCTCTGCCTCACAACACGCACAG ACTTGTTTCCGGCGAGGGCACGGAGCAGGGCTGGAGAGTTTTGAAGCTGGTGGCCGTGTTGTACTTGGCCGTGCTGCTGGGCTGCACCGCCCTCGTCAACTTTTCGCTGGGCTTCATCCTCGCCCTCACACTCGTGCCCGTGGCCGCCGTCGTCACGCCGCACGTCCCCAA GTTCCCGATGGCCGTTTTCACGGTGGTCCTCAGCCCCGCCTGCACGCTGCTCTTCTCCGTCTTCGCCTTCCGCGAGTTGCAGGAGATGCCGCTGGGCTTCCAGGACAGCTGGCTGCTCTTCCTGTCGGTCATCTCGCAGGGCATCCTGGACCACGAGCTGTACGGCTCGCTGGTCTTCCCGCTGGTGGCGCTGCTCGTGTATCCCTGCTGGCTGCTCTTCTGGAACATTCTCTTCTGGAAATAG